The sequence below is a genomic window from Lodderomyces elongisporus chromosome 2, complete sequence.
tgatttttttcaatgttgGGTAATTGACATAGTTATCCTGCCATTCTGGAACAGCATTAAACTTTAACGAGTGTGAAAACTTCATTGCTCTTGCCCTTCAACCaaaataggaaaaaaaaattattaaatTGAATAATAGCAAGTATGAATAGAACAACAGCAAAGGTTTgtaggaaaaaaaaacaaaaacaaaaaacaaaaaagctTGAAATTTATAAGGGATTTGTTACTTTTTTGGAATGTAGTTGTAAATGGTAgacccttttctttcaagaATAATCTATGGATCGTAGTTACCTGTCAAACTAATCGataagaaaatgaaaatggaacTTATAAAGGTGGGTTGATTGATTTCTTGATTTCTTGATTTCTTAACTACTTGTTTTCTCAATCTCTTGATTACCTGATTTCTCAATTTCTTGACTGGTTTGTAGTAATGTTGTACTGTGAGCTAGTCGTAAATATATGGTTGCAACGGTGGTTTGAAAGAAGATCTTTGTTTAATTCTTAAAATGGTTAAGCATCGTGTGACCTTTTAAAGTCCCcaaaaattttcttttaatttaattttccattttttttttatatatatttttttgttttattttttcttgataataataataataataataaattttttgttttattttttcttttttttgtttttttctttttgttaaaATGTGAAAAAGGCAATTAGGCTTCAATGAATTACTTTGCCTTGACTGGTTTTGTAAAGGAGTCCTATAGCCCTCTATGGTTATTGAGCTTGGAGACCAGCGTTCATGTTCCTTATTCCATGTTTTGTTaagttttctctttttttttttgatgcaCAATTTGCTAATTACATCTTCATCACACACACTACAAACTTCCTTCACGCCTTGGACTTGAAGCATTCGAATACACGAGACGCCCCTCGCACACACCCCCCCACGTGGgccatttctttcttcttaaATTTCTCCTTTCCccgaaattttttttattttttatttttcttttaacaaaaatttgatagcttttttttttatcaattaCATCGGTAAAGGCACAAAAGTTGTGGATACTAAGAATATATCTATAGTCTATGTATGCTTATTTTTAtaaagctttttttttttaaaaaaaaaaatacaattttGCACCAGTAGAGAGAGTGTCTATTGTAAGGAAGTTGAAACTAACCTATGATATAAGCTACTCCACCCACCACCAATAAAAGAAGGGTTTTCTTGTCCTTCTTCCTTCAACAGCATCTCTTCTTTCCTCCTTTCCCGttattctttccttttgctTCGACTTTACTTCATCGgacaaaactaaaaaaagaaaaaaataaaaaaataaaaaaaataaaaaaataaaaaacaagaataaaacaagaaaaaaaatttcttttttttttaatttcttggcttcaaaataaaaaaggaagcaAATACCGAAGCCGCACATATTACCATAAATAGTAGCCACCCTCTAAAGGTGCATATTgaccatatatatatatatatatgtgtatgttTGTTCTTTGAAAGTTTTTCCTATCCATATAAATTATAAAGTGAAATAAAGTATACTGCTAGTAAAGACTTTATGAAAGCAAACACCTTATAAAGCAAGACGTATAAGCAtacttgaaaagaaaaaggaacaaaaaacaagggAAACTGAATCAACCATCACTGCTCCCTTTATGGAGTCCTTTCTTTTAGAGCTTTGTTTTCCATCGTGTGCcattaatgaaaaaaaaataaaaaattaaaaaattaaaaaaaaattaaaaattaaaaattaaaaaaaaaaataaataaaaaatcgAATAAGGTGGATAAGAATGGGGAATACTTAGAGCTGTTTCCATACGAACCTAAATGAGAGAATAAGCAATAATGCTACTGCTTCAAAACCCATAAACATACACATTCACGAGACAGTCTATTAAAGAACTAACACACTGCAATAACAAACACTCAATTCAACCGgaccaaaataaaaaaaaataaagatattGATTTCGCTGTTCAATGATACTGAAATACACTGTCTAGTGGCTAATGTCACGTGCACTtgtactcttttttttttttttctctctctctctctcacacactctctgctcactttattttattttatttttacttttattttttttacaaccaaatacaatataataataataaaaaaaaaagaaaaggagaagattgtaaaaaagaataacagTGCTTCTCGTCACGCTGTAAAACGATAAGGTTAAAGTCATTTtcttgcaacaacaaaacagtTCATCCAATCTTTTactaaaagaaaggaagcAAGCAAGCaaatattttgtttctttcacGATAAGTGTTCCAAAGAATCAAGAGATGACAGGCCACAGTGAGAGGTCCGAGGAAAGACGCATTGAAGATAGCGAACGACTGCCGCATAAACTACCCATCAACGCTATAGCCCCATCAGACCGCGATTCGATTAGAATACCATCGCCAGTAAGATTAAACAGTCCACACATGCCCAAAAATGACTCTCGATTGGCAAATGGCGGATCCGTCAAACCCAATCTCAATAGCACTTTGAACAATCGTAACACGAGTGCATACTACCAAACGAGCGAGACGATACACAATCCAAAACCCACACATTTTAATAATAAAGCGCCACAGTTCTCCCTCAATACCGCTGCAACAGTAACTGCAACAAATGCACTTGCAAGTGCAAGTGCAAATGCAAGTGCAAATGCAAGCGCAAATACAACAATAGCCACTTCCAGTGACAGTGGTGCTCTTGGCGAAGATaatgaaattgttgagTTTGGAACTATAACATCACCTCCTTCAACATTTCCTTCAACACCCAACTCTGTTGACTCATCAGCAATGCCAACAGCCTCTTCTCTAAATCTCCCGAGACTCGTGCACAAATGGACACACACCCATTCAATCTTGTGTTGCATCGCTTCGCCTAAAAACCGCCTTCTAATATGCGGTACGCAAGACGGGAAAGTCTTGGTGTTTGACTTGTCGACTTATAGCTTGAAATACGAGATCGATCGAGGAGAAGGAAGCCACCAAATACACTCCATACTAACACTAACATTGAGCAAAAACGAAgactttttgtttgttggcGGATCAGACTCATTAGTCAAAGTCTACAACATTAATGGATTTGTATGCACTCACGTCATATACTCATTAGTAGACATTGGCGATATCTTTTCAATCGTTTGGTGCGACCAATCGCAGACCTTATACATTGGAGCACAGAATGCGAGCATACTATGGTGCAAATTGTCCGATGCAGACAATACGACACAACTAAATAACATGCCCAACTTCCGTTACGACAAGTTCTTTGACTCAAAGGGACCAGGAGGTTCAAAAAACACGCTTCAAACTAGACACGAGCTTTATAGGAAAAACTCCAATAGTGTAAGGGAAAACAATTCAACTACTATCAAATTTATCGAATGCAAAAACGAAGAAATTGTCAGATTTGCACATCACGGATACGTCTATTGTCTTGAAATAGTTGACACCCCCATTGGCCATTTTAACGAATGCAAATACCTTGTGTCTGCTGGAGGCGATGGAGTAATTAATATCTGGTCcatgaaaaataagaaattgACAAAGTTGACCTCTTTACAAAATGACGAATCGGTCTTATCAATGTGCCTCCAAAACTCCTTACTATACGTTGGCGTTGGTGACTCAAATATCAACGTATGGGACTTGATGACTCTACAGAAGATTAGATCATTCCAGTTTACAGACCGCGAACTGAATGAGGTTTTGAGTATTGCAGTTCACAATGATGCATTGTTCAAGGCGTGTGCATATTCGGGGTTGGTGAAATTGACCATGAAATACAGAGATGTGTCAAATAGTGTTTTGATGAGTcctcaagaagaagatggcGTTACCAATACTGTTAATGTTTTCAAGTTGGGGCAAGAAGTTTTCCTTCTTGCTGGTGGAAACAAGAACCTTTCGTTATGGAATATCAGCGATGGAGCCGAGGGTGAAGAAATCTCACCACATTCGGCTTCGCTGGCAACCGTTCCATGCACAAGACTTGGCAACAACGACTTGCTCtcaatgttgaaaaaatttgtaACTTACAAAACAATTAGTAAGACACCGGAGCTTTACCTTGAAGATAGTCGACATTGTGCGCAATTTTTGTCCAAATTGCTCAACAATTTCGGCGCTTACCAAACTAAATTGTTACCAGTTCAAGATGGGAAcccaattgtttttgcagAGTTTAAAGCAAACTCTAATTTAAACTCTAGCTCAGGTTCTAGTTCAGGTTCTAGTTCAGGTTCTAATTCAGGTTCTAATTCAGGTTCTGATTCAGGTCCTGATTCAGGTCCTGATTCAAGTGCAGAGCTCAAGTTTTCAAAGCTGGAGCGTATTTTGTATTATGCGCAttatgatgttgttgatgctaCACGGCAAGAGGCTCAGGACTGGAGCACAAACCCATTTGTCTTGACAGCAAAGGAAGGGAATCTTTATGCTCGAGGTGTCAGCGATAACAAGGGCCCTACTTTAGCAGCAGTTTATGCTGTTGCCGAGCTATTTTCTAAAAAGGAACTAACTTGTGATGTTGTATTTATAATCGAAGGCGAGGAAGAATGTGGGTCGCTTCGATTCCAGGATGTTATAAAACAACACAAGGAGTTGATTGGAGATATTGATTGGGTCTTGTTGAGCAACTCGTATTGGTTAGATGACTATACTCCATGTTTGAACTATGGATTGAGAGGTGTGATAAATGCTAATGTCACCATCAAGTCTGATAGACCAGATAGACATTCAGGTGTTGATGGAGGAGTTAGTAGAGAACCGGTGATGGATATGGTTCAAGTGCTTAGCACATTAATGGATCCAACCACTcaggaaataaaaattgatGGATTTTACGATGATATATTACCTTTAACAGCTGTTGAGGAACAACTATACGAAAAAATTAGAGAGATGCTGAAAACATCAgttgatattgatattCTAAAGGCTAAGTGGAGACAGCCTTCGTTAACTATTCACAAGATACAAGTTTCGGGACCCAATAACAATACAGTTATACCCCAAGTTGTTAAGGCTACAATTTCCTTGCGTATTGTGCCAAACCAAGATTTGGAAACAATTAAACAGAAACTTAAAGACCATCTTGGTAATGTGTTTAGCTCACTTGGTTCAGATAACTCCTTACTGGTGAATGTATTCCATGAAGCTGAGCCTTGGCTTGGAGACcctgaaaacaaaatgtaCCAAATCTTGCGTGAGAATGTGCAACATCATTGGCAACAAGAGCCTATATTTATTAGAGAAGGTGGATCGATTCCCTCGGTAAGGTTCTTGGAGAAATGCTTTGGCGCGCCAGCTGCACAGATCCCATGTGGCCAATCAAGTGATAACGCTCATTTAAAGGATGAAAAACTTCGAATTGTTAATTTGTTCAAGTTGAGAAGCATTTTGACAGACACCTTTAAGGAGATTGGCtctcaaaaataaaaattaaattactttaggagagaagagaagaagaaacataCAAAGAATAATTTTATAGTGATCCTCTATTAAATATTCATCTATTGATAAAGCAGGTAAATTTTTTCAGATTATACAGAAGTTCAAATCCAGACTggatttgatttttttattgaaaTAGCATACTCGGCGAGTGGCGCCATCCAACgataaatttttgtttagtCCTAATATGAAACTCTTCTCCAAGGCGTCAACATCAAGCAAAGCTGAGTTTGTGATATCTGGCTTGTCATCAGTATTTGGCATCACCACATCTTCGTCACACCAAAGCCATGTATAATGTCTCTTTTTGTGACTCTTGTCCTTCTTATCCTCCTTGTCCTCATTGTTTCCGTTTTTGCCCGTGctcttcatcattttctttctctcaaaATCAATTTCAGATGAGCCGTCCGACGAATTTGTCGATGCAAAAGAACTTTTCAATGAAACAGTATCAAACGTGTTTTCGCCAGTGTTTTGGCCAGTATTTTGGCCAGTGTTTTCGCCAGTGTTTCCACCAGTATTTTGGCCAGTGTTTTTATCAGGGCCGTTTAAGCTTTTAGCAGTGCTTTTGTTAGTACTGCTATTATCATGAAAGTTACCGATATCGCCTTTATTCTCCTGTTGTTGCACGAGGTTCGTATTTATATCTGCTAAAATGTTCAACAAGTCTGTACATTTTGGTTGATCCTCATAAGTTAATCTCATTGATACATATGTTTTGTCTGTAGAATGGGTCGAAGGTATTGGGGAATCTATAAATATACAATACCGATTTCGTATCAGTTCCAAACCAGTGCTTTTGCAGTAGGACTCTGCAAAAGTCAATTGATGCGGGTTGAAGCAAAACACACAATCATATTTACCTAGCATACTTGGTCGTCGTTTAGTAAAATCAGTAATTGTGATTTTGCCTTGATCATAGTTGAAATGATTCAATACTAGTAAAATTTCATTAACTTCACGTTCCACATTGTTTAGTATTATGCAAATTGACGAGAAATTGTTTTTAGCGTGCTGGAAATGGATATAGAACGGAAGTAGAATGTCCCAGATGAAGCATACGTCATGGAGACTGACACCAGTGGGGATGGGTATAAGTAAGTCTCGCGGAACGTATATAGACGACTGTAACCCACCGTCGAGGTCTTCTCCATATATTAGATTGCATTGACATTGACATTGACATTGACTTCGAcattggttttggttttggttttggttttggcgGTGACATCGATTTTCTTCCTTATATCGGTGTTGCTCAACTCTTTCTACTTTGCAGTTGGTGTATGGGAATACCAAATATATCTGCGACTCGTCAAATTTCTTAACAATCATTCGTTTGCCTGGTATGACTCCTATTTGGTGTTTATTTGACTTTGGGAAATCTTGTGGATAGCTCAATGCACATATCTTGACACAAACATGAACTTTCCATTTGGCAGAGTCGATATTTGCAGGCTCTAGATTTTCGTTGGCATCTTCATTTGCCTTGATCCCATTGTCTTCATGTAAGTGCCTAATCACATTTAAAATTCGATTGTTTTTGGAATCATAGACGCGTTTGGTGGGTATGCGCAAATCCAGGAAATTCGTAAGTAGTGGCATAGGAAGGAATCAAACagctttcttttctttactttcaCCCTCCCTTAAACACTTATCTTTCTATCTCTTGAAGGGGGAGAGGGAGGGAAAGGTTGCAGTGGTCCAATGTTTATTCTCAGACTAGAGTTGTTTGAAAagtcctttttctttcttttttttttttttttttgttttttttttatcttttttgttttcactATTCAAGAGTTTAAGGATTTTTCATAAAGCCTTAATTCCGAAAgaccctttctttttcgcgttgttgttgttgttactgttgttACTATTGCCTTTAAccgagagaaaagaaaaacaaaaaacaaaataacgAAAAACTTTACCTAAacgaagaggaagaaacgtccaaatataaattgataaatg
It includes:
- a CDS encoding uncharacterized protein (MEROPS:MER0015142), with product MTGHSERSEERRIEDSERSPHKLPINAIAPSDRDSIRIPSPVRLNSPHMPKNDSRLANGGSVKPNLNSTLNNRNTSAYYQTSETIHNPKPTHFNNKAPQFSLNTAATVTATNALASASANASANASANTTIATSSDSGALGEDNEIVEFGTITSPPSTFPSTPNSVDSSAMPTASSLNLPRLVHKWTHTHSILCCIASPKNRLLICGTQDGKVLVFDLSTYSLKYEIDRGEGSHQIHSILTLTLSKNEDFLFVGGSDSLVKVYNINGFVCTHVIYSLVDIGDIFSIVWCDQSQTLYIGAQNASILWCKLSDADNTTQLNNMPNFRYDKFFDSKGPGGSKNTLQTRHELYRKNSNSVRENNSTTIKFIECKNEEIVRFAHHGYVYCLEIVDTPIGHFNECKYLVSAGGDGVINIWSMKNKKLTKLTSLQNDESVLSMCLQNSLLYVGVGDSNINVWDLMTLQKIRSFQFTDRESNEVLSIAVHNDALFKACAYSGLVKLTMKYRDVSNSVLMSPQEEDGVTNTVNVFKLGQEVFLLAGGNKNLSLWNISDGAEGEEISPHSASSATVPCTRLGNNDLLSMLKKFVTYKTISKTPELYLEDSRHCAQFLSKLLNNFGAYQTKLLPVQDGNPIVFAEFKANSNLNSSSGSSSGSSSGSNSGSNSGSDSGPDSGPDSSAELKFSKSERILYYAHYDVVDATRQEAQDWSTNPFVLTAKEGNLYARGVSDNKGPTLAAVYAVAELFSKKELTCDVVFIIEGEEECGSLRFQDVIKQHKELIGDIDWVLLSNSYWLDDYTPCLNYGLRGVINANVTIKSDRPDRHSGVDGGVSREPVMDMVQVLSTLMDPTTQEIKIDGFYDDILPLTAVEEQLYEKIREMSKTSVDIDILKAKWRQPSLTIHKIQVSGPNNNTVIPQVVKATISLRIVPNQDLETIKQKLKDHLGNVFSSLGSDNSLSVNVFHEAEPWLGDPENKMYQILRENVQHHWQQEPIFIREGGSIPSVRFLEKCFGAPAAQIPCGQSSDNAHLKDEKLRIVNLFKLRSILTDTFKEIGSQK